The DNA segment TGGTCGGGCCGCTGGGGGGCGACGAAACCGCGGCGCTGGCGCTCGTCGAGCAGCTCGCCGAGCACCTGGAACGCTTTCCGCGGGGCGTGAGCGGCGTGCGCGTGACACTGGTCCGCGACCCCAACCCCGACGGCCGGCTGCGCCGCTCGCCGCTGAACGCGCGCGGTGTGCGGCTCGACCGCAACTTTGCCACGCGCGGATGGCATAAACTGCCATCCGGCAGCATCTGGTTGAGCGGCCGAGAGCCCGATAGCGAAGCCGAAACACGTGCATTGGCCGATCTCATCAGCGACCTGCGGCCCGACCGCGTCATGATTCTCGCGGCCACGCGCCGCAACGCCGAGCTGGTCTACGCTGGACCGGCGGACGAGCCGGCCCGCGAGTTCGCCAAAGCGAGCGGGCTGCGGCCGGTTCCCCTCAACGCCGCCGCGGAGCAAGGCTCGTTGGCCGTTTACACGGGCATCGACCGCAAGCTGCCGACCTTGGTGGTTCGCGTGCCCGCCGCGCTGCGCGGCGATCAACTATGGTCTATGTACAAACGTGCGCTGCTCGCCGCCCTCAGCGACGGTAACACAGCCGCGGTGCCGGTGCGCCGGGACGGCGAGAAAGCGGCAGGTCCGCCCGCACCGACGGGCAACGCCTTTGCCCGGCGCGCCGACGCGCCACGTGCAACCGCGGTGTTGGCGACCACGAAGCGCCCGCCCCAACAGGAATCGAGCGGGCCGGCAACAGGCCCGCGGACGCTCACCGCCGACGAGCTTCAATCCGGCGGCGAGTTGATGCCCATCGTGCGTTCAACGGCGCAGGCCACACAGCCAACTCCACGCATCAGAAAGCCAGCCGTGCCCAGGACGCCGGTCGCGCCTTTGCGCCGTCAATTCGGGCCGGTATCGCCGCAGGGCACGATCGTGGCACCCACCTTGTCTTTTTCGCAATCTGGGCCGGCGCGGAGCGGCCTTCCCAGGCCATCGTCTGGCTCCGACGGCCTGGGAAGGTCGGCCCACGGCAAGTTTCCGTCCGCCGCTTTATTTCGCTCGAACACGAGCGGCGCCCATTCTTCGGTTCCCTCGATGGCCCCGCCTCCGGAAGCATCGCCGATGCGATCGAACGTCATCGAGCGATTGCCGACGGTCGACGCGGCCTCCTCGCCGCGGCAGACGTTGCCGCAACCGATCCCGTTCTATCCGGAAACGGGCTCCTGACCTTCGTTCTTGTATCTGCACCGCGTGCAACTGGAATCGTCGATCCGGCTACAGCCGGGCTTCTCGATCGTGGCTTTAGCCATTGCGGGGCGACACGGTTTCGCGAGGGCGAATGATTATGAATCGAAGATTTCGCGCAGATCCGGGAGTGCGCCACCGGATCGCGGTGCAGGTCTTCATAGCGCAGCACCAGCAGCGGAAACTCGGCATGCTCGATCCAGGAGGTGACATGCGCGCTCCGCGACCGGGGGCGACACGCTGGGCCAGGTGCTCGCGCTTTGGGAGAGCGACATCGCCGGCCACGATTCGGCGGCGTCGATCGCCGGCGACCTGAGCGACAACCTGGCGATCGACTACAACACGACCAGCGCCAACACGCTGCGCGCCGGCAAGGGTTTTGACGCCTTCTTCGCCACCTACGCCCAAGACAACATCCACGCGCGGCCCGGCGACCTGGTGAACGGCAGCCTCGTGGCCTAGGGCCGCAATAGCCACCTTGTCGGGCGGGCGCTGGTCGGTGTGCTGCAGCGGGCGGAGTGCGACGGCGCATTCGCGCGCTGCCCCGGGCCGACGCCCTCGTCACGCCGGTAGCGGCTCGGTTTTTTTGTTGACTTGCTGCGTGATGAAGTCGATCAGATCCTTCCTAGGCTGGGTCTCGCGGAGCGTTTGGATCTCTGACTCCGTCAGCTTGCTAGCTAGTTGGTCGACGAACAACGGGCCTTCGTCTTTAAAAAGCTTTGTGAGAATTTCCTTCGGCCGCACCTCGGCTAATTCGCGCTGCTCGGGCGAGAGCTTCTTTCCGCTCAGCCGCTCCAATGCCTCAGGAATGGCGAAGAACCACGCCTCGATCTCGGGCACTGCGAAGATTACCTTGTAGGGAACGCCCGCGGTTGCCGAGCGAAGAAGCTCCTCCAAAGTCCTAATTCGCTGTTCGACGGCGTCTTTCTCCGTCACCTCCGTGTCGGCGACCAGGGCGATTGGCCTTCCCTTCGTCACCATGAGTGAGCGGGCTTTAGACGAAATGTTGGATCGTCCACCGACGATAACGATGGTTGTCTCCGGCACGATCTCGGCCGGGAGAAGCCGTCGGAAGAAGGCCGCATCCGAGTTCCCTTCCACCAAGAGGTAAACTTTCATACGATCGCTCCTGTCGTGACGTCAAAGTCGACCATGCCGTGGTCCACGCACATGCGATATTTCATCTCGCAGAGCTCGCAGATGTTCTGCTGGTTTAAAGCGTACTCGACCTCGTCTCCGGTCCAGAGAAGAATCGACTGAGGTAACGCAAAGTGCGCCAGTTGTCTAGCTGGATCCGTGAACCCGTGCGAGCTGAACACCATGCCGAACGTGCCAGCGGGCCGCCGAAGCAATTGGTTCCTCAGCTTAGCGATCGGAGCGATCGCAATGTCGCCGTTCTCGTCCTTGCTTTCGATCAAGCTGTACAACGCTCCAACTCTTACCGAACCGTCGATCTCCTCAACGATTTCCGTTTGACCATAAAGGGAGACCCCGTAGGGCCATCGAACGACGGCACCATCAAGATCGAATGCCCGAAGCACCAGATACTCGAATGCCTTGCCCGCGCCCCAATCGGGCGTGTCCCGGACCTTAACCGCATCCCAAAGCGCAAGCAAGTCTGGCCATCCAAGGGCTAGGATCTTCCTTTCGTATTCTTCTCGGGTGGGCACGACGTTCGTCTCTCGCGGCAAATCGACGACACATCGACAGGTTAGCACGACCTGCGGCCAATTGGCAACTGAAACCAACCAAGGGTAGCGAGCCAGCCTCGCGGTCGAATTCCAGATACACCGCGCCGTTCGTGCAGCACAATAACGTATCGTGTAAGCGCCCGTGGGCGATCGCTCGCGAAACCGGTAGAATAATCCTTGCAGGGTATTCTCGGTTGAAGGGCTACAATGTGCGGCATCGTGGGAATGTTTTCGCCGACGGGTGCGGTCGGCTCTGAAGAGTTGCATCGCGCCACCCAACGGCTGACCCACCGGGGCCCGGATGGTCAACGCACCTGGATGGACCCCGACCATCGCGTCGGCCTGGGCCACGCGCGGCTGAGCATCATCGACCTGGCGGCCGGGAACCAGCCGATTGCCAGCGAGGACGGGCGCCTGCAAATCGTCGTCAACGGGGAGTTCTACGACTTCGAGCGCATCCAGGACGAGCTGACCCGGCGCGGCCATCGGCTCCAGACCCGGTCGAACAGCGAGATCGCCCTGCACCTGTACGAAGAGCTCGGCAGCGGCTGTCTGGAGCGGCTCCGCAGCGAGTTCGCCTTCATCCTCTGGGACGGCGCTCTACTTGTGGGCGAAAGTGGTGCTGCCGAATTATGTGTTGGCGTTTCTGGGCGACCGCATGGAGATGGCGCACTCCATCGAGGGTCGGCTGCCGTTCCTGGACCACCACGTCGTGGAGCTGGCCCGCGACCTGCCGCTTGACCAGAAGATCCGCCGAACGGTCGAGAAACACGTGTTGCGCGAGGCCGCCCGTCCGGTCCTGTCGGCGACCGTGTACGCCCGGCAAAAGCACCCGTTCACCACCCCCCCGGCTGCCCTGAACCCCGACGGCCGGCTCTACCAGCTCATGCAGGATACGCTGCGCGGGCCGACCCTGGACGCGCTGCCGTTCTTCGACCGATCGCGAGTCGTGGCGCTGCTCGATCAGCTTCCCACTATGGACGACGGCCTGCGGACCGCCTACGACATGCCGCTGATGGTCCTGCTGAGCACTTGCGTGATCCAGGAACGGATCGTTTCACCGGTCTGAGCACGACTCCGGCCGAAAGCTCAATCGGCGTC comes from the Pirellulales bacterium genome and includes:
- a CDS encoding asparagine synthase-related protein; the protein is MGSRPGRTARSPCTCTKSSAAAVWSGSAASSPSSSGTALYLWAKVVLPNYVLAFLGDRMEMAHSIEGRLPFLDHHVVELARDLPLDQKIRRTVEKHVLREAARPVLSATVYARQKHPFTTPPAALNPDGRLYQLMQDTLRGPTLDALPFFDRSRVVALLDQLPTMDDGLRTAYDMPLMVLLSTCVIQERIVSPV